In one window of Nodosilinea sp. PGN35 DNA:
- a CDS encoding DUF3146 family protein — protein MTRRPSETTAYVRITHQSWSQGRIEGEVRASSYEWQFQWRFRQGNLRVEPSLGRALICEPLSRFLERFDYQLEPGGDYSFTIRAKL, from the coding sequence GTGACCCGTCGCCCCTCTGAAACTACTGCCTACGTTCGCATCACCCACCAGTCGTGGAGCCAGGGCCGCATCGAAGGCGAAGTGCGGGCCAGCAGCTACGAGTGGCAGTTTCAGTGGCGCTTTCGCCAGGGCAACCTGCGGGTAGAGCCGTCCCTGGGCCGGGCGCTGATCTGCGAGCCCCTCAGCCGCTTTCTCGAACGCTTTGACTACCAACTCGAACCCGGCGGCGACTACTCGTTTACCATTCGGGCAAAACTGTAG
- a CDS encoding Dabb family protein, with protein sequence MEKIKVFFSYQWSTGDSLRAAVISFLEKLENVEVFVDKNVIQPSDIIHDRISENLDACDCIIASTKSFDSLEVISELIRADERKKKIYILRQRNDDASMPGFLYFLKDKLQVVYTDIDDLSYKLTKLFEGKTREEFEILSPDLREIQKAVDLQSLPRFKGRLIKDILREASREIKQLKGKDYSIDVGAEKNFLIRARSIFENAEEIYAVSMDSVSTFWTDRRNRKLAESYIKSQPNNTVRLFVFSSPRVANQYRYILQANHNSYGLDGRVLLCSFHTYRNLIKKFGSASEVDTYMSKDFGVLVYEGDSKVSGTNKRSLIEAFLDHSELSFKNIDASRLSKFDYHGLLKYFQELSRLDFHEISEEEGVKGEKIIIKRWNPRCVTDNYLWRDELKKIFPEERYGDVYHFVFFKQYDNALEAKIREVKNTLSRDKEAMRIKSIWFGKKTDGSPVADFQYGSLKVGDDYEYVLMMNFSSYEDLRIYYSDRRHSDLRTNLYKHLDKSLELLYGYLDEVKRKNPQKGAEIFESTIEGIVSNYMSRHDFVDKEDIDSISLESPYRFPFEYDS encoded by the coding sequence ATGGAAAAGATAAAAGTTTTCTTTAGTTATCAATGGTCTACAGGAGATTCTCTAAGAGCTGCTGTCATTTCGTTTTTAGAGAAACTTGAAAATGTTGAGGTCTTCGTAGACAAAAATGTAATCCAGCCTTCCGATATAATTCACGACAGAATATCAGAAAACCTTGATGCATGTGATTGCATCATAGCTTCGACAAAGTCATTCGACTCGTTAGAAGTGATCAGTGAGTTGATCAGGGCTGATGAGCGCAAGAAAAAAATATATATCCTTCGGCAAAGAAATGATGACGCTTCGATGCCAGGCTTTCTCTATTTCTTAAAGGATAAGCTGCAAGTTGTCTACACCGATATAGATGACCTGAGCTACAAGCTAACAAAACTTTTCGAAGGCAAGACAAGAGAGGAATTTGAGATTCTATCTCCCGATCTTAGAGAAATTCAAAAAGCAGTTGACCTGCAATCTCTTCCTAGATTTAAGGGGAGGCTCATTAAGGATATATTGAGGGAGGCAAGTCGAGAAATCAAGCAATTAAAGGGAAAAGATTACAGTATAGATGTGGGAGCCGAAAAAAACTTTCTAATCAGAGCCAGATCAATTTTTGAGAATGCTGAAGAGATTTATGCAGTCAGCATGGATTCTGTTTCTACATTCTGGACTGACAGGCGAAACAGGAAACTGGCGGAGAGTTACATCAAGTCCCAGCCCAATAATACGGTTAGACTTTTTGTATTTTCTTCTCCTAGAGTAGCTAATCAATACAGGTACATACTGCAAGCTAACCACAACAGCTACGGCTTGGACGGCAGGGTTCTATTATGCTCATTTCACACCTATAGAAATCTCATAAAAAAATTTGGATCGGCATCTGAAGTTGATACATACATGAGCAAAGACTTTGGAGTTCTTGTTTATGAAGGGGATAGCAAGGTTTCTGGAACAAACAAGCGGTCTCTAATTGAAGCTTTCTTAGATCACTCAGAGCTAAGCTTTAAGAATATTGATGCTTCTCGTTTAAGCAAATTTGATTACCACGGCTTGTTGAAGTACTTTCAAGAGCTTTCCAGGCTAGATTTCCATGAAATTTCGGAAGAAGAGGGGGTAAAAGGCGAAAAAATAATAATCAAGCGATGGAATCCACGATGCGTTACAGACAATTATCTATGGCGTGATGAGTTAAAAAAGATTTTTCCCGAAGAAAGGTATGGCGACGTCTATCATTTTGTCTTCTTCAAGCAGTATGACAATGCATTAGAAGCAAAAATAAGGGAGGTAAAAAACACCTTAAGTAGGGACAAAGAAGCAATGCGTATAAAATCTATATGGTTTGGCAAAAAAACAGACGGCTCTCCTGTTGCAGACTTTCAGTATGGCTCCTTGAAAGTTGGAGATGATTATGAATATGTATTAATGATGAATTTTTCATCCTACGAAGATTTGAGAATTTATTATTCCGATCGCAGGCATTCTGACCTCAGAACGAATTTATATAAGCATTTAGACAAAAGCCTGGAATTGCTATATGGTTATTTAGATGAGGTTAAGCGCAAGAATCCTCAGAAAGGTGCTGAAATTTTTGAAAGCACAATTGAAGGAATTGTCTCCAATTACATGTCTAGACACGATTTTGTAGATAAAGAAGATATTGATTCTATATCCCTTGAATCACCCTATCGCTTTCCGTTCGAGTACGACTCTTGA
- a CDS encoding Holliday junction resolvase RuvX has translation MILGFDPGRQKCGLAVMGLDRTLCYQQVVAASAVIDEIATLRQRFPISTIVLGDQTASGNWKDTLSQLPEPPRIMLVDERYTTLEARDRYWQMYPPSGLTGMIPQSLRKISRPIDDIVAILLIERYLNRLTGT, from the coding sequence ATGATCTTAGGCTTTGACCCCGGACGACAAAAATGTGGTTTGGCGGTGATGGGGTTAGATCGAACCCTGTGCTACCAGCAGGTGGTAGCCGCCAGTGCGGTCATCGACGAGATCGCCACCCTGCGCCAGCGGTTTCCCATCTCGACTATTGTGCTGGGCGATCAGACCGCCTCGGGCAACTGGAAAGACACCCTCAGTCAACTGCCTGAGCCGCCCCGGATCATGCTGGTTGATGAGCGATATACCACTCTGGAGGCGCGCGATCGCTACTGGCAAATGTACCCACCCTCGGGGCTGACCGGGATGATTCCTCAATCGCTGCGCAAGATTTCTCGGCCCATCGACGACATCGTTGCCATTTTGCTGATCGAGCGCTACTTGAATCGACTGACAGGAACGTAA
- the smc gene encoding chromosome segregation protein SMC, whose protein sequence is MHIKRVELSHFKSFGGTTQVPLLPGFTVISGPNGSGKSNILDALLFGLGLASSKGMRADRLPDLVNQNQMSRRATSEASVTVTFDLSDVAADLMIDGDGAAQPQGNDLTGNGALAKPPLQGIASPNGSNGHAPTLEISGTDADANVVTLPTGREWSVTRRLRVTSQGTYTSNYYINGEPCTLNQLHEQLQRFHVYPEGYNVVLQGDVTSIISMNSRERREIIDELAGVAAFDRKIDQARGKLEAVRDHEERFRIVERELQAQLERLAQDRQKAEKYQRLKETFQTKGQWEAVLLWQSQQRAIASLHQTLERGEAKSAQLAEAIASGQGAIAALDAELATLNARIRALGEDEHLALQAQVATHEAELRQLQRQEQENRTATNQAATLRRDTEIAQLRQQRDLEQIAQAIADLTTGELVALTEAQNRVQQALEERRQATLAIASESQTSLQQQTQLRQAIEALRGEIEPQRAEQIRLQERLRQLEQQLETLTEQRRTLGDGPQAEEDGNLAQRLTTAETEIQTTAAKIAAAEAELSVQRDTQTRLLKEQRDKQRELDKLEAQTQALQESQGTHATKLLLESGLAGISGLVAQLGKVDPKYQLALEIAAGARLSYLVVENDQVAARGIEFLKQRRAGRATFLPLNKIRAPRFTPVPDWKRPDGFLDYAVNLIDCDPRYRDIFGYTFGSTVVFDRLETARQYLGDYRIVTLEGEILETSGAMTGGNVASRSGSLHFGTVEPAESTEAQALRQRLGDIEVMLERCDRDLNRTTETLQALSQSLIAQRQQYRELQLAGEQQQSQQQQQAQQRAQLEAQLTQHSQELIGTQSRLEELAASLPAQEAEIARQQQALSELEQSAAHSEWQQAQTAVGQLESQLGDRQQALQAAERHLQELHNQRQQLELALTQAQQTLTTQAQQQGDRDQQLTLLQQQQTALNGEIAQLRQQMAALDQTLAAEKAVRDELEQRLRAQRTQTQQQEWERQKLLETQQERRQQLAEAQELLATQAAELPDPLPEIPAETDLEELRKELRSLQRRMEAMEPVNMLALEEYNRTEERLTELTHKLTTLEEERTELLLRIETFTTLRRQAFTEAYDAVNLNFQSIFAELSDGDGHLQLEDPEDPFNGGLNLVAHPKGKPVRRLASMSGGEKSLTALSFIFALQRYRPSPFYAFDEVDMFLDGANVERLSRMIKHQTEQAQFIVVSLRRPMIEAAQRTIGVTQARGAYTQVLGIDLETQTANL, encoded by the coding sequence GTGCACATCAAGCGTGTCGAGCTGTCCCACTTTAAATCGTTCGGGGGTACAACCCAGGTGCCGTTGCTGCCTGGGTTTACTGTCATATCTGGGCCCAATGGCTCGGGTAAGTCAAACATTCTCGACGCGCTGCTGTTTGGCCTGGGGTTGGCCAGCTCTAAGGGCATGCGGGCCGATCGCCTGCCCGATCTGGTAAACCAAAACCAGATGAGCCGCCGGGCCACCTCTGAGGCCAGCGTCACCGTTACCTTTGACCTCAGCGACGTGGCCGCCGACTTGATGATCGATGGCGATGGGGCGGCCCAGCCCCAGGGGAACGACCTCACGGGAAACGGCGCGTTGGCGAAGCCTCCCTTGCAGGGAATCGCCAGTCCCAACGGCTCCAACGGCCATGCCCCCACGCTTGAAATCTCTGGCACCGACGCCGACGCCAACGTCGTCACCCTGCCCACGGGCCGCGAGTGGAGCGTCACCCGCAGGCTGCGGGTGACCAGCCAGGGCACCTACACCTCGAACTACTACATCAACGGCGAGCCCTGCACCCTCAACCAGCTCCACGAGCAGCTCCAGCGGTTCCACGTCTACCCCGAGGGCTACAACGTGGTGCTTCAGGGGGATGTCACCAGCATTATTTCCATGAACTCCCGCGAGCGCCGCGAGATTATCGACGAGCTGGCCGGGGTCGCCGCCTTCGATCGCAAAATTGACCAGGCTCGGGGCAAGCTCGAGGCGGTGCGCGACCACGAAGAGCGCTTTCGCATTGTCGAGCGCGAGCTGCAGGCCCAGCTCGAGCGTCTGGCCCAGGATCGGCAAAAGGCCGAAAAGTACCAGCGCCTTAAAGAGACTTTTCAGACTAAGGGCCAGTGGGAGGCGGTGCTGCTGTGGCAGAGCCAGCAGCGGGCGATCGCATCCCTGCACCAAACCCTGGAGCGAGGCGAGGCCAAATCGGCCCAGCTAGCCGAGGCGATCGCCTCTGGGCAGGGGGCGATCGCCGCCCTCGACGCCGAACTTGCCACCCTTAACGCCCGCATTCGAGCCCTGGGCGAAGACGAGCACCTGGCCCTGCAAGCCCAGGTGGCCACCCATGAAGCCGAGCTGCGCCAGCTCCAGCGCCAGGAGCAGGAAAACCGCACCGCCACCAACCAGGCAGCTACCCTGCGCCGCGACACCGAGATCGCCCAACTGCGGCAGCAGCGCGACCTGGAGCAGATCGCCCAAGCCATTGCCGACCTGACCACAGGTGAACTGGTGGCCCTCACCGAGGCCCAAAATCGGGTGCAGCAGGCCCTCGAAGAGCGCCGCCAGGCCACCCTGGCGATCGCCTCCGAGTCACAGACCAGCCTTCAGCAACAGACCCAGCTGCGCCAGGCGATCGAGGCCCTGCGCGGCGAGATCGAGCCCCAGCGGGCCGAGCAGATTCGCCTGCAAGAGCGCCTGCGCCAGCTCGAACAGCAGCTTGAAACCCTCACCGAGCAGCGCCGCACCCTGGGAGACGGCCCCCAAGCCGAGGAGGATGGGAACCTAGCCCAGCGGCTGACCACAGCGGAAACCGAAATTCAAACCACTGCCGCCAAAATTGCCGCCGCCGAAGCCGAACTCTCGGTACAGCGCGACACCCAAACCCGCCTGCTCAAAGAACAGCGCGACAAGCAGCGCGAGCTCGACAAGCTCGAAGCCCAGACCCAGGCCCTGCAAGAGAGCCAGGGCACCCACGCCACCAAGCTGCTGCTGGAGAGCGGCCTGGCGGGCATCAGCGGTCTGGTGGCCCAGCTGGGCAAAGTCGATCCCAAATATCAGCTGGCCCTGGAGATTGCCGCCGGGGCGCGCCTGAGCTATCTGGTGGTGGAGAACGACCAGGTGGCCGCCAGGGGCATTGAGTTTCTCAAGCAGCGCCGGGCCGGGCGGGCCACCTTTTTGCCCCTCAACAAAATTCGCGCCCCCCGCTTCACCCCCGTGCCCGACTGGAAGCGCCCCGACGGTTTCCTCGACTACGCCGTCAACCTGATCGACTGCGACCCCCGCTACCGCGATATTTTTGGCTACACCTTTGGCAGCACCGTGGTGTTCGACCGCCTGGAGACGGCCCGCCAGTACCTGGGCGACTACCGCATCGTCACCCTGGAGGGGGAAATTCTCGAGACCAGCGGGGCCATGACCGGGGGCAACGTGGCGTCGCGCTCGGGCAGCCTGCACTTTGGCACCGTAGAACCAGCAGAATCGACCGAGGCCCAGGCCCTGCGCCAGCGGCTCGGCGATATTGAGGTGATGCTGGAGCGCTGCGATCGCGACCTCAACCGCACCACCGAGACCCTGCAAGCCCTCTCCCAAAGCCTGATTGCCCAGCGCCAGCAGTACCGCGAACTCCAGCTGGCGGGCGAGCAGCAGCAGAGCCAGCAGCAGCAGCAGGCCCAGCAGCGCGCCCAGCTCGAAGCCCAGCTCACCCAGCACAGCCAAGAGCTGATCGGTACCCAGTCCCGCCTAGAAGAATTGGCCGCCTCCCTGCCCGCCCAGGAAGCCGAGATCGCCCGGCAGCAGCAGGCCCTCAGCGAGCTAGAGCAGTCGGCGGCCCACAGCGAGTGGCAGCAGGCCCAGACGGCGGTGGGGCAGCTAGAGAGTCAGCTGGGCGATCGCCAGCAGGCCCTCCAAGCCGCCGAGCGTCACCTGCAAGAGCTGCACAACCAGCGCCAGCAGCTAGAGCTGGCCCTCACCCAGGCCCAGCAGACCCTCACCACCCAGGCCCAGCAGCAGGGCGATCGCGACCAACAGCTCACCCTGCTCCAGCAGCAGCAGACCGCCCTCAACGGCGAAATCGCCCAGCTGCGCCAGCAGATGGCCGCCCTCGATCAAACCCTGGCCGCCGAAAAAGCCGTCCGCGACGAGCTAGAGCAGCGCCTGCGCGCCCAGCGCACCCAGACCCAGCAGCAGGAGTGGGAGCGCCAAAAGCTGCTCGAAACCCAGCAGGAGCGCCGTCAGCAGCTAGCCGAAGCCCAGGAGCTACTGGCCACCCAGGCGGCTGAGCTGCCCGACCCCCTGCCCGAGATCCCCGCCGAAACAGACCTGGAGGAGTTGCGCAAAGAGCTGCGATCGCTCCAGCGCCGCATGGAGGCCATGGAGCCCGTCAACATGCTGGCCCTCGAAGAGTACAACCGCACCGAAGAGCGCCTCACCGAACTCACCCACAAGCTCACCACCCTCGAAGAAGAGCGCACCGAGCTGCTGCTGCGCATCGAGACCTTCACCACCCTGCGCCGCCAGGCCTTCACTGAAGCCTACGACGCCGTCAACCTCAACTTCCAGTCGATCTTTGCCGAACTCTCCGACGGCGACGGCCACCTCCAGCTCGAAGACCCCGAAGACCCCTTCAACGGCGGCCTCAACCTGGTGGCCCACCCCAAGGGCAAACCCGTACGCCGCCTGGCCTCCATGTCCGGGGGCGAAAAATCCCTCACGGCGCTGAGCTTTATCTTTGCCCTCCAGCGCTACCGCCCATCGCCCTTCTACGCCTTCGACGAGGTTGACATGTTTCTCGACGGGGCCAATGTGGAGCGCCTGTCGCGCATGATCAAGCACCAGACCGAACAGGCCCAATTCATCGTGGTCAGCCTGCGCCGCCCCATGATCGAAGCGGCCCAGCGCACCATCGGCGTCACCCAGGCACGGGGTGCCTACACCCAGGTGCTCGGCATCGATCTTGAAACCCAAACCGCCAATCTGTAG
- a CDS encoding DUF4926 domain-containing protein — translation MNDTTIPLYSRISLNRDFPDYNLKQGDIATFVDTVPDPDGIEEGYILEIFNALGDSIDVVTVPKSAISPLRFDKILSVRSFASTT, via the coding sequence ATGAACGATACTACCATTCCTCTCTATAGCCGCATCTCGCTCAATCGAGACTTTCCCGACTACAACCTGAAGCAAGGGGATATCGCTACCTTTGTTGATACCGTTCCCGACCCTGACGGCATCGAAGAAGGTTACATCCTCGAAATCTTTAACGCCCTCGGCGACTCCATTGATGTTGTCACCGTGCCTAAGTCCGCCATTTCTCCTCTACGGTTCGACAAAATCCTGTCAGTACGCTCTTTTGCCTCAACTACATAG
- a CDS encoding DUF86 domain-containing protein, with translation MRNMMAHEYFRVNLVIVWETAQHNLPPLVEPLKELLTASGS, from the coding sequence ATGCGAAATATGATGGCCCATGAGTATTTCAGGGTAAACCTGGTAATCGTGTGGGAAACTGCTCAGCATAACTTGCCACCCTTAGTTGAACCCCTGAAAGAGCTGTTGACAGCCTCTGGGAGTTAA
- a CDS encoding nucleotidyltransferase family protein, with translation MASPPSCNDVLTLVKAHQATLETMGVKSLDLFGSVARNQANPASDIDFLIEFSQPVGLFQLLEIQYFLEDLLEHSIELGTADFLKEHLREPVLEDAIRVF, from the coding sequence ATGGCTAGTCCCCCAAGCTGTAACGATGTTTTGACCTTGGTCAAAGCCCACCAAGCCACCCTTGAAACCATGGGGGTTAAATCCCTTGACCTATTTGGCTCCGTCGCCCGCAACCAGGCTAACCCCGCCAGCGACATTGACTTTCTCATCGAGTTCTCCCAGCCCGTCGGCCTCTTCCAGTTGCTCGAAATTCAATATTTTCTAGAGGACTTACTAGAGCACTCCATTGAGCTGGGCACCGCCGACTTCCTCAAAGAGCACCTGCGAGAGCCAGTGTTGGAGGATGCCATTCGTGTCTTCTAG
- a CDS encoding AIPR family protein, giving the protein MTEKLEPFLPDFLQDYDSMYAFLTDQAIKVSSQKLSGAKTKNRSKAKGDFFENLASEVIAEHPEIELPASKVRCEFTGGSWEDGIDLIFKDDNSGKVLLYAQVKWSIKEVDHLDIILSKFESYYRKNVLNQPDSDESVEQLSLLNSLAESSFSQVQNSDQVEFAIITLRSNCDKIVDRYKKSRRSSKNFYDFLASNGSLHIINGTQVFDFLKTNLSRLCGILPDVELQLEETPIVIGNVAIGVISAESLSKCFSKTRESLFFENVRLFKGEDSGRKQRGKNREPVNSEILKTMVEEPEKMLSRNNGITFRAQKIVLKDDNPSYLFLEKASIVNGCQTTYMVVKAFEESPESAQNAKILIKIVETDSSWDVAEAANFQNKINQIDLKLAKYLRPQIAQRAGMASGINIEGNTNQSSLLEKLSSARASYEDVKILFLGLFSRSPGNTIAANYTEFRYSLLDQFLRQEQDALNDSLLKLIIEIQSRSDKVSEEVSGKFSPNYSDLFKRFIERGSYRAFLAITAGCITVRRNIYQENIDIQELTKFLESLIENKSEYLKAYRVSFMTLANKVVDWNKTKEENLKNMHNEVESAGTTKNFGNLLNIGIENFNQSY; this is encoded by the coding sequence ATGACTGAAAAATTAGAACCTTTTCTTCCAGATTTCCTGCAAGATTATGATTCAATGTACGCATTTCTTACTGACCAAGCTATAAAGGTAAGTTCACAAAAGCTTAGCGGAGCAAAAACAAAAAATAGGTCTAAGGCAAAAGGCGACTTTTTTGAAAATTTAGCATCTGAAGTGATAGCAGAACATCCAGAGATCGAGTTGCCCGCTTCAAAAGTAAGGTGTGAATTTACTGGAGGAAGTTGGGAAGATGGCATAGATCTGATCTTTAAAGATGACAACAGCGGCAAAGTCCTACTTTATGCTCAGGTTAAGTGGTCCATCAAAGAAGTCGATCACTTAGATATTATATTGTCAAAATTCGAGAGTTATTACCGCAAAAACGTATTAAATCAACCTGACTCTGATGAGTCTGTTGAACAACTTTCGCTTTTGAATTCTTTAGCAGAATCATCATTCTCCCAAGTACAAAATAGTGATCAAGTAGAATTTGCAATCATAACTCTGAGAAGTAACTGCGATAAAATCGTTGATAGATACAAAAAATCGAGAAGATCTTCAAAGAATTTTTATGATTTTCTAGCAAGCAATGGCTCTTTGCACATAATTAATGGAACTCAGGTTTTTGATTTTCTTAAAACCAATTTATCAAGGTTATGTGGAATTCTTCCGGATGTGGAATTACAACTTGAAGAAACCCCAATAGTGATTGGCAACGTTGCGATTGGCGTCATATCCGCAGAGAGCCTCTCGAAATGTTTCTCAAAGACTCGCGAGTCCCTCTTTTTTGAAAATGTTCGCTTGTTTAAAGGAGAAGATAGTGGCAGAAAACAAAGAGGCAAGAATAGAGAACCTGTAAACTCAGAAATCTTGAAGACGATGGTTGAAGAGCCAGAAAAAATGTTGTCTAGAAATAATGGAATAACTTTTCGTGCTCAAAAAATCGTCTTGAAAGATGATAATCCAAGTTATCTATTTCTAGAAAAAGCTAGTATTGTGAACGGCTGCCAAACAACTTACATGGTTGTCAAAGCATTTGAAGAGTCTCCTGAATCCGCCCAAAACGCAAAAATCCTCATCAAAATTGTTGAGACTGATAGTTCGTGGGATGTCGCTGAAGCTGCTAACTTTCAGAATAAAATAAATCAGATAGATCTGAAGCTTGCAAAATATTTGCGGCCTCAAATAGCTCAAAGAGCTGGAATGGCATCTGGAATAAATATTGAAGGCAATACAAATCAATCAAGCCTCTTGGAAAAGCTTTCTTCTGCAAGGGCATCTTATGAAGATGTCAAGATTTTATTTCTTGGCTTGTTCAGTCGTTCGCCTGGAAATACTATAGCGGCAAACTACACAGAATTTAGATACAGTCTTCTTGATCAGTTTTTAAGACAAGAGCAAGATGCCTTAAATGATTCCTTACTCAAACTTATTATAGAAATACAATCAAGGTCAGACAAAGTATCAGAAGAAGTTTCTGGCAAATTCAGTCCTAACTATTCGGATCTCTTTAAGAGGTTTATAGAAAGAGGTTCATATAGAGCCTTTCTTGCAATCACTGCGGGTTGTATCACTGTTCGCCGTAATATTTACCAGGAAAATATCGATATCCAGGAATTGACAAAATTTTTAGAATCTTTGATTGAAAATAAATCAGAATACTTAAAAGCTTATAGAGTCTCTTTTATGACTCTTGCGAATAAAGTTGTAGATTGGAACAAAACAAAAGAGGAGAATCTGAAAAATATGCACAACGAAGTTGAAAGTGCAGGAACTACGAAAAATTTTGGCAACTTACTCAATATAGGAATAGAAAATTTTAATCAATCTTATTAG
- a CDS encoding helix-turn-helix transcriptional regulator codes for MGIVNTIAEFAKARGCKNAYEFWKVTGLSQPTVYRLYNNPDAFPSKETQDAICKAFNAQPGDFLRYVPNGSEDE; via the coding sequence ATGGGGATAGTCAACACCATTGCCGAATTTGCAAAAGCTCGGGGCTGCAAGAATGCCTATGAGTTCTGGAAGGTCACTGGTTTATCACAGCCGACCGTCTACCGACTCTATAACAACCCAGATGCATTTCCCTCTAAAGAAACTCAAGATGCGATCTGCAAAGCGTTTAACGCGCAGCCAGGGGATTTTTTGCGCTATGTTCCCAATGGTAGTGAGGACGAGTAA
- a CDS encoding DNA-binding protein, producing MPVKDYRTDLLVRLSNPDYAALYLKTALDETMKDGDREAFVLALKNVVEARQVMQESSVDASSKPLQQVLTEGENPTLETLVAVLSSVGLTIDFKPA from the coding sequence ATGCCCGTTAAAGATTATCGAACTGACTTACTGGTGAGGCTATCTAACCCAGACTACGCGGCCCTGTACCTTAAGACGGCTCTAGACGAGACGATGAAGGATGGCGACCGAGAAGCCTTTGTGCTGGCCCTAAAAAATGTGGTTGAAGCTAGGCAGGTCATGCAAGAGAGCAGCGTTGATGCTTCTAGTAAGCCTCTGCAACAGGTTTTGACAGAGGGAGAAAACCCCACTCTCGAAACCTTAGTGGCAGTGCTCAGCTCTGTAGGGCTGACTATTGACTTTAAGCCTGCTTAA
- a CDS encoding type II toxin-antitoxin system RelE/ParE family toxin, whose product MSQGQWELQIYTTSEGTCPFDDWFASLDAQTQARIDARLDRVSLGNFGDRKSVGAGVYELRFFFGPGYRVYYGLAGRRVVLLLVGGNKKGQNKDIQTAQRLWAMYQDEQQEG is encoded by the coding sequence ATGAGTCAGGGGCAGTGGGAACTTCAGATTTACACAACATCAGAGGGAACTTGCCCCTTTGATGATTGGTTTGCAAGCCTCGACGCTCAAACTCAGGCCAGAATCGATGCTCGGCTTGACCGGGTAAGCCTGGGAAATTTTGGCGATCGTAAGAGTGTTGGCGCAGGGGTCTACGAACTACGGTTCTTTTTTGGCCCTGGCTATCGGGTCTATTATGGTCTAGCAGGCAGACGGGTTGTACTATTGCTGGTCGGCGGCAACAAGAAAGGCCAAAATAAAGATATTCAAACGGCGCAACGCCTCTGGGCTATGTACCAAGACGAACAGCAGGAGGGTTGA